The following proteins are encoded in a genomic region of Lachnospiraceae bacterium KM106-2:
- a CDS encoding PTS system, glucose-specific IIA component gives MDAKQLARNILNHLGGADNIEEMIYCSNRLRFKLTDPSKVRTESLNATDGVMEFITRNGMFQVVVSKDIEEVYRHLKKYYILDSRGKSLRNEQTNLLERACLCLSYIFMPILPILLSAGLVKVVLTLLVSANFVLKDGMFYYVVSLFLQIIFRYYPLLIALSAAQYYRCNRGIAIIVAAVLLHSERIEESASIFAILVVVYLAAKVEYLIEQILDQEIFYYFRHLIVLAIMIPIALLVIGPIGSYAGYIFALGILSISQLVGFLVPAIIGFLYPILIFFGMQYGIMDISTSLSGTLGIDSLIGPGLIAAYIAQGVAAWMAAFYIREKKVRNLGILSGVASFGGVVEPGILGINLRLSKPLFSGMVSGGVIGLLFGLVGIRSVDKSLPGVLTLFAGRRLIINVLCILIAILIAALITYLIEFREVKKEEKITYLLPIRDHHEKASRDISRFQETEGEVVYAPLQGRVMPLAFVNDSVYAQETMGKGVAILPEEDILYAPLDGEVMVLFEKGNGIGIQSEEGAEIFIHIGINTSAIEEELFHTYVKIGDSIKKGDRLIQFDRNRIKDLGYDMITPISICNCDEYVDVISMIHQDIKAGSPMTKLVRRN, from the coding sequence ATGGATGCGAAACAATTAGCTAGAAATATTCTAAATCATCTCGGTGGAGCGGATAATATCGAAGAGATGATCTATTGTAGTAATCGCTTGCGTTTTAAACTGACAGATCCTTCAAAGGTAAGAACTGAATCATTAAATGCAACCGATGGTGTTATGGAGTTTATTACGCGAAATGGTATGTTTCAAGTAGTTGTCAGTAAAGACATAGAAGAGGTATATCGACATTTAAAAAAATATTATATTCTGGATAGCAGAGGTAAATCTCTACGAAATGAACAGACAAATCTATTAGAACGGGCATGTCTATGTCTGTCCTATATTTTTATGCCTATTCTTCCAATCCTTTTAAGCGCTGGACTGGTAAAAGTCGTTTTGACCTTACTGGTGAGTGCTAATTTTGTTTTAAAAGATGGAATGTTTTATTATGTGGTATCCTTATTTTTGCAAATCATTTTTCGATACTATCCATTATTGATCGCGTTATCTGCAGCACAATATTATCGTTGCAATAGAGGTATCGCTATCATTGTTGCAGCAGTATTGCTTCATTCAGAACGGATTGAGGAATCAGCAAGTATTTTTGCAATCCTAGTCGTCGTATATCTTGCTGCAAAAGTAGAATATTTGATCGAACAGATATTAGATCAGGAGATCTTCTATTATTTTCGACATTTGATTGTGTTAGCTATCATGATTCCAATCGCACTGTTGGTGATTGGTCCGATCGGTAGTTATGCAGGATATATATTTGCACTTGGAATTCTGTCTATCAGCCAGCTGGTGGGATTTCTAGTACCAGCCATTATCGGCTTTTTATACCCGATCCTAATCTTTTTTGGTATGCAATATGGAATTATGGATATCAGTACTTCTCTTAGCGGAACGTTAGGAATTGATTCTTTGATCGGTCCAGGACTGATCGCTGCCTATATTGCACAGGGTGTTGCTGCTTGGATGGCGGCATTCTATATTAGGGAGAAGAAAGTTAGAAATCTTGGTATATTAAGTGGAGTTGCAAGCTTTGGAGGAGTAGTAGAGCCAGGTATCTTAGGAATTAATTTAAGATTAAGCAAACCACTTTTTTCTGGAATGGTATCGGGTGGCGTGATTGGATTATTATTTGGACTGGTAGGAATTCGATCAGTTGATAAAAGTCTTCCAGGGGTGTTAACCTTATTTGCAGGAAGAAGACTGATCATAAATGTGCTATGCATCTTGATCGCAATTCTTATAGCGGCTCTCATCACATATCTGATTGAATTTCGAGAAGTAAAAAAGGAAGAGAAGATTACCTATCTATTACCAATCCGTGATCATCATGAGAAAGCATCAAGAGATATTTCAAGATTCCAGGAGACGGAAGGTGAAGTGGTTTACGCACCATTGCAAGGACGGGTTATGCCATTAGCATTTGTCAATGATTCTGTTTATGCACAAGAGACAATGGGCAAAGGAGTTGCAATCCTCCCAGAGGAAGATATACTTTATGCCCCACTAGATGGAGAGGTTATGGTACTCTTTGAAAAAGGAAATGGCATTGGAATTCAATCAGAAGAAGGTGCAGAAATCTTTATTCACATTGGAATCAATACTTCTGCGATTGAAGAAGAACTCTTTCATACCTATGTAAAAATTGGAGATTCTATTAAGAAAGGAGATCGGCTGATTCAGTTTGATCGGAATAGGATCAAAGATTTGGGATATGATATGATTACACCGATCTCCATTTGCAACTGTGACGAATATGTTGATGTAATATCGATGATCCATCAGGATATAAAAGCCGGATCACCGATGACGAAATTAGTAAGACGAAATTAG
- a CDS encoding GCN5-related N-acetyltransferase, which produces MNNYIKRLEEYAMNAFPAITTNLYDGWILRFSNGYTYRGNCITPLYPSTDSLETKIKHCEDIYRLRNQPAIFKLAETMNPDLDPLLVKLGYQRAKDVIIMTQSLSDLDSYETELVHIEHYFLDQWLKDFCILNNTTDSISQNTIAQSFHTIETPVYCASIYQNGEMVACGLGVKENDHIGLFDIRVKDSYRRQGFATKICAAILKEGQSDGATTAYLQVASANQIARNLYSKLGFHPEYTYWYQVKEF; this is translated from the coding sequence TTGAATAACTATATTAAAAGACTGGAAGAGTACGCAATGAATGCATTTCCAGCCATAACGACTAATCTATATGATGGTTGGATTCTTCGCTTCTCCAATGGATATACATATCGTGGCAATTGTATTACACCGCTCTATCCTTCTACTGATTCATTAGAAACAAAGATCAAGCATTGTGAGGACATTTATCGCTTGCGGAATCAGCCTGCTATTTTTAAACTTGCAGAGACCATGAATCCAGACCTTGATCCCTTGCTCGTAAAACTAGGATATCAAAGAGCAAAAGATGTTATCATCATGACGCAGTCTCTCTCCGATCTGGATTCCTATGAGACTGAGCTTGTACATATCGAACATTACTTCTTAGATCAATGGTTAAAAGACTTTTGTATCCTCAATAATACTACCGATTCTATTAGTCAAAATACGATTGCTCAATCCTTTCATACAATTGAGACTCCTGTCTACTGTGCCTCTATCTATCAGAATGGCGAAATGGTAGCTTGCGGACTTGGTGTTAAGGAAAACGACCATATTGGACTATTTGATATCCGCGTCAAAGACTCTTATCGAAGACAAGGATTTGCGACCAAAATATGCGCTGCAATTTTAAAAGAAGGGCAATCAGATGGTGCAACAACTGCATATCTGCAAGTTGCCTCTGCCAATCAGATTGCCCGTAACCTATATTCTAAACTTGGTTTTCATCCTGAATATACATATTGGTATCAAGTCAAGGAATTCTAA
- a CDS encoding peptide chain release factor 3, with protein MADLKNEITKRRTFAIISHPDAGKTTLTEKFLLYGGAINLAGSVKGKKTAKHAVSDWMEIEKERGISVTSSVLQFNYDGYCINILDTPGHQDFSEDTYRTLMAADSAVMVIDASKGVEAQTIKLFKVCVMRNIPIFTFVNKMDREANDPFELLEEIENVLGIKTCPVNWPIGCGKNFKGVYDRQTKKISRFVAANNGQKEVEEIQAELGDPSLDDLITKEYHDILNDDIELLDGASDEFDIDLVSKGKLSPVFFGSALTNFGVETFLEHFLNMTTSPLPRNSDAGEIDPFSEDFSAFVFKIQANMNKAHRDRIAFMRICSGKFEAGMEVNHVQGGRKIKLSQPQQMMASERKIVEEAYAGDIIGVFDPGIFSIGDTICSTNKKFEFEGIPTFAPEHFCKVYQVDTMKRKQFIKGISQIAQEGAIQIFQEYNTGMEEIVVGVVGVLQFEVLKYRLENEYNVEIRMEPLPHEYIRWIDNEEIDMRSLSVTSDTKKIKDLKDRPLLLFVHQWSVNTVLDRNEGLRLSEFGKN; from the coding sequence TTGGCAGATTTAAAAAATGAAATTACGAAACGTAGAACCTTTGCCATCATCTCTCACCCGGATGCTGGTAAAACAACGTTAACTGAAAAATTCTTATTATATGGTGGAGCCATTAACTTAGCCGGTAGTGTTAAGGGTAAGAAGACTGCGAAACATGCAGTATCTGACTGGATGGAGATCGAGAAAGAAAGAGGTATCTCGGTAACTTCTTCCGTACTTCAGTTTAATTACGATGGCTACTGTATCAATATCCTTGATACACCAGGTCACCAGGACTTCTCAGAAGATACTTATCGTACCCTTATGGCAGCTGATTCGGCAGTAATGGTTATCGATGCAAGTAAGGGTGTTGAGGCACAGACAATTAAGTTATTCAAGGTTTGTGTTATGAGAAATATCCCGATCTTTACCTTTGTAAATAAGATGGACCGTGAAGCAAATGATCCATTTGAATTATTAGAAGAAATTGAAAACGTTCTTGGTATCAAGACTTGTCCAGTTAACTGGCCAATCGGATGTGGTAAGAACTTTAAAGGTGTATACGATCGTCAGACGAAAAAAATCTCTCGTTTCGTAGCAGCAAATAACGGACAAAAAGAAGTAGAAGAAATTCAAGCAGAATTAGGTGATCCAAGCTTAGATGATCTGATCACAAAAGAATATCATGACATTTTAAATGATGATATTGAATTGCTTGATGGAGCAAGTGATGAATTTGACATCGACTTAGTAAGCAAGGGTAAATTAAGTCCTGTATTCTTCGGATCTGCTTTAACAAACTTCGGTGTAGAAACATTCTTAGAGCATTTCTTAAATATGACAACATCACCACTTCCACGTAACAGTGATGCTGGAGAAATTGATCCATTCAGTGAAGATTTTTCTGCATTTGTATTTAAGATTCAGGCAAATATGAATAAGGCGCATCGAGATCGTATTGCATTTATGCGTATTTGTAGTGGTAAGTTTGAAGCAGGCATGGAAGTAAATCATGTTCAAGGTGGACGTAAGATCAAATTGAGCCAGCCACAGCAGATGATGGCAAGTGAACGTAAGATCGTAGAAGAAGCTTACGCAGGTGATATCATCGGTGTATTCGATCCAGGTATTTTCAGTATCGGTGATACGATCTGTTCTACAAATAAGAAATTTGAGTTTGAAGGTATCCCAACCTTTGCACCAGAACATTTCTGTAAGGTATACCAAGTGGATACAATGAAACGTAAACAATTTATCAAAGGTATCAGCCAGATCGCGCAAGAAGGTGCAATTCAGATCTTCCAAGAGTATAATACTGGTATGGAAGAGATCGTTGTCGGCGTTGTTGGTGTACTTCAGTTTGAAGTTCTTAAATACCGTCTTGAAAATGAATATAATGTTGAAATTAGAATGGAACCATTACCACATGAATATATCAGATGGATCGATAATGAAGAAATCGATATGCGTTCCTTGAGTGTAACTTCTGATACAAAGAAGATCAAAGACTTAAAGGATAGACCATTGTTATTATTCGTACACCAATGGAGTGTTAATACGGTATTGGATCGTAATGAAGGACTACGTTTAAGCGAGTTCGGTAAAAACTAA
- a CDS encoding transcriptional regulator, TetR family: MQILKKEMREEIVSVAREEILEYGYQNASLRNIAKKAHTTLGNLYNYFESKEAILSEVIGDMPERLDQLLLELVPESIIKEMMKEKDIQKVEALMEKNIPQIKNSHLFLQKETIILLEGCEGTKYAYYREHFYDLCNKNLITYFKDKDKKQEIQIYMRAFEAAFIYIGKTLGDSPHGIKQVRSYLKLFLMGMLYREGNSKISIKMRNN; this comes from the coding sequence ATGCAAATACTAAAGAAGGAAATGCGCGAGGAGATCGTTTCTGTAGCAAGAGAGGAAATATTAGAATACGGATATCAAAATGCATCTCTGCGTAATATTGCCAAGAAAGCACATACGACATTGGGGAATTTATATAATTATTTTGAGAGCAAGGAAGCAATCCTATCAGAGGTTATAGGGGATATGCCGGAACGCTTGGATCAGTTATTACTAGAACTTGTGCCTGAGTCAATCATTAAAGAGATGATGAAGGAGAAGGATATTCAGAAAGTGGAAGCTCTCATGGAAAAGAATATTCCACAGATCAAAAATTCTCATCTATTTTTACAGAAAGAGACGATAATTCTCTTAGAAGGATGTGAAGGAACGAAATATGCTTATTATAGAGAGCATTTCTATGATCTATGTAACAAAAATCTGATCACTTATTTTAAAGATAAAGACAAGAAGCAGGAGATACAGATTTATATGCGTGCTTTTGAAGCAGCATTTATCTATATTGGGAAGACATTAGGGGACAGTCCTCATGGGATAAAGCAAGTAAGGTCTTATCTTAAGTTGTTCTTAATGGGAATGCTTTATCGAGAAGGAAATTCAAAAATAAGTATAAAAATGAGAAACAATTGA
- a CDS encoding cytidylate kinase gives MNQIITISRQYGSGGREIGEKLAKEFNIPFYDNELIARAAKESGFAISAFENAEQKATSSLLYSIAMGINSYGNQEFGFSNLSLDDRIYLAQSEVIHKVADEGPCVIVGRCADYILRNRENVVNIFIWATLESRVKRATTLYHLAEHKAEEQILKFDKRRANYYGYHANEKWGRADNYQLSIQSDYAGIDKSVECIKRFLISRQES, from the coding sequence ATGAATCAAATTATAACAATCAGTAGACAATATGGTAGCGGCGGAAGAGAAATCGGTGAAAAGCTGGCAAAAGAATTTAATATTCCATTTTATGATAATGAGTTAATTGCAAGAGCAGCTAAAGAAAGCGGTTTTGCTATTTCGGCATTTGAGAATGCAGAGCAAAAAGCAACCAGCAGTCTTCTATATAGTATTGCAATGGGAATTAATTCTTATGGAAACCAAGAGTTTGGATTTTCTAATTTATCATTAGATGACCGAATTTATCTTGCGCAGTCAGAAGTAATACATAAGGTTGCGGATGAAGGACCATGTGTCATTGTCGGACGATGTGCCGATTATATTTTAAGAAATAGAGAGAATGTTGTAAATATCTTTATATGGGCTACGTTAGAGTCCAGAGTAAAACGTGCAACCACATTATATCATCTGGCAGAACATAAGGCGGAAGAGCAGATCCTAAAATTTGATAAGCGAAGAGCTAATTATTATGGATATCATGCCAATGAAAAATGGGGGAGAGCTGATAATTACCAACTTTCTATACAAAGCGATTATGCCGGTATCGATAAATCGGTAGAATGTATCAAGCGTTTTTTGATTTCAAGGCAGGAATCTTAG
- a CDS encoding permease, which yields MKLRKKLNKEYMQVSLYVIFTCIVIYVLSLVAKNITAILGTTFEYLDALYAIIKPVVIGFIFAYLLNGVVTYFEKKFSKMKWFKKRKSCRGLAVLATFLLIIVVFTIMVSLLIFSITDQLRLANFNDMVNLVNEFSENMNDFIKTITEQLNSWNIRSAEIKQIVNNVSSYLVDFAKNFLTGAVGSVSNLTGILTTIGFGIIIAIYFLIDGRMIQGYLKKVSRALFSNRFNHGMQVFLNDADTVFSGYMKGQLMDAFVMMILISVTLSLVNIKFAVIIGILSGIGNLIPYCGPFVAYAGTILVCLINGEWTKLLIALIALLIVQAIDGNIIGPKLLSQSIQVHPLLVIISLIFGSAIGGIFGMLLAVPVGALIKVIFNRYIDNRIAMKEKIEESEEEN from the coding sequence ATGAAACTTAGGAAGAAACTCAATAAAGAATATATGCAAGTCTCACTTTATGTGATCTTCACTTGCATCGTAATCTATGTACTGAGTTTGGTAGCTAAAAATATTACAGCAATTTTAGGTACCACATTTGAATATTTAGATGCATTATATGCAATTATTAAACCGGTCGTTATCGGCTTTATATTTGCTTATTTATTAAATGGAGTCGTTACTTATTTTGAAAAGAAATTTAGTAAGATGAAATGGTTTAAGAAGCGTAAATCGTGTAGAGGATTAGCAGTACTTGCTACCTTTTTACTGATCATTGTCGTGTTTACCATTATGGTATCTTTATTGATCTTCAGCATTACCGATCAATTACGTTTAGCAAACTTTAATGATATGGTTAATTTAGTGAATGAGTTCTCAGAAAATATGAACGACTTTATTAAAACGATTACAGAACAGCTGAATAGCTGGAACATTAGGTCGGCTGAAATCAAGCAAATCGTTAATAATGTTTCTTCCTATTTAGTTGATTTTGCGAAGAATTTCTTGACGGGAGCGGTTGGTTCTGTAAGCAATCTGACTGGAATATTAACAACCATCGGATTTGGTATCATCATTGCAATATATTTCCTCATCGATGGAAGAATGATTCAGGGATATTTAAAGAAGGTTTCAAGAGCCTTATTCAGTAATCGCTTCAATCATGGAATGCAAGTATTTTTAAATGATGCAGATACTGTATTTTCTGGATATATGAAAGGACAGCTGATGGATGCATTTGTCATGATGATCTTGATCAGCGTGACGTTATCCCTTGTCAATATCAAGTTTGCTGTTATTATCGGTATCTTATCTGGTATCGGTAATCTGATCCCATATTGTGGACCATTTGTAGCTTATGCGGGAACAATCTTAGTCTGTTTGATCAACGGAGAATGGACGAAGTTATTGATCGCCTTGATCGCGTTATTGATCGTGCAGGCAATCGATGGTAACATTATTGGACCAAAGTTATTAAGTCAAAGTATTCAGGTTCATCCGTTGTTAGTTATCATCTCATTGATCTTTGGTAGTGCTATTGGAGGAATCTTTGGAATGCTGTTAGCAGTACCAGTTGGTGCATTGATCAAAGTAATCTTTAATCGATATATTGATAATCGTATTGCGATGAAAGAGAAGATTGAGGAATCAGAAGAAGAAAATTAA
- a CDS encoding glutamyl-tRNA synthetase: MSKVRTRFAPSPTGRMHVGNLRTALYAYLIAKHEGGDFLLRIEDTDQERFVEGALDIIYRTLAKTGLVHDEGPDKDGGYGPYVQSERQAQGIYLEYAKQLVEKGEAYYCFCTKERLESLKSDVSGDGKEITRYDKHCLSLSKEEVEANLKAGMPYVIRQNNPTEGSTTFHDVIFGDITVDNSELDDMILIKSDGYPTYNFANVVDDHLMEITHVVRGSEYLSSSPKYNRLYEAFGWEVPVYVHCPIITNEEHQKLSKRSGHSSYEDLIDQGFVSEAVVNYVSLLGWSPEDNTEIMSLEELVQKFDYHHINKSPAVFDVTKLKWMNGEYIKAMDQEKYYELVTPYLKEVIKKDLDLRKIADLLKSRLETFTEAGEMVDFFEEMPDYDIAMYTHKKMKTNSENSLEVLKELLPVLEGLDEYSIPAIEATVKEFIAQKECKNGLVLWPLRTAVSGKQSTPGGAWEIMEILGKEESLRRIQVGIDKLTAAVNA; this comes from the coding sequence ATGAGTAAAGTTAGAACCAGATTTGCACCAAGTCCAACAGGAAGAATGCACGTTGGAAATTTAAGAACTGCTTTATATGCGTATTTGATCGCAAAGCATGAAGGAGGCGACTTCCTTCTTCGTATCGAAGATACGGATCAAGAGCGTTTTGTAGAAGGTGCTTTAGATATTATTTATCGTACATTAGCGAAAACTGGTTTAGTTCATGATGAAGGACCAGATAAAGATGGCGGTTATGGACCATATGTTCAAAGTGAACGTCAAGCACAAGGAATCTACCTTGAATATGCAAAGCAATTAGTTGAAAAAGGCGAAGCATATTATTGTTTCTGTACGAAAGAAAGATTAGAATCTCTTAAGAGTGATGTATCAGGAGACGGAAAAGAAATCACAAGATATGATAAACACTGCTTAAGTCTTTCTAAAGAAGAAGTGGAAGCAAACCTAAAAGCTGGTATGCCTTATGTAATTCGTCAGAATAACCCAACAGAAGGAAGTACTACTTTCCATGATGTTATCTTTGGTGACATTACAGTTGATAACTCTGAATTAGATGATATGATTTTAATTAAGTCAGATGGATATCCAACTTATAACTTTGCAAACGTTGTAGATGATCATTTAATGGAAATTACACACGTAGTTCGTGGTAGTGAATATTTATCTTCTTCACCAAAATACAACCGTTTATACGAAGCATTTGGATGGGAAGTTCCTGTATATGTTCACTGTCCTATCATCACAAATGAAGAACATCAGAAATTAAGTAAACGTAGCGGACATTCTTCTTACGAAGATCTTATCGATCAAGGCTTTGTTTCAGAAGCTGTTGTAAACTATGTTTCTTTACTTGGCTGGTCTCCAGAAGACAATACAGAGATCATGTCATTAGAAGAATTAGTTCAGAAGTTTGATTATCATCATATCAATAAATCCCCAGCGGTATTCGATGTGACAAAATTAAAATGGATGAACGGCGAATATATTAAAGCGATGGATCAAGAAAAGTATTATGAATTAGTTACTCCATACTTAAAAGAAGTGATCAAAAAAGATCTTGATTTAAGAAAAATTGCTGATTTATTAAAATCACGTCTTGAGACATTTACAGAAGCCGGCGAAATGGTTGATTTCTTTGAAGAAATGCCAGATTATGATATTGCTATGTATACACACAAGAAGATGAAGACAAACTCTGAAAATTCTTTAGAAGTATTAAAAGAATTACTTCCAGTGTTAGAAGGTCTTGATGAGTATTCAATTCCAGCAATTGAAGCAACGGTAAAAGAATTTATTGCTCAAAAAGAATGTAAAAATGGTCTTGTTTTATGGCCACTTAGAACAGCAGTATCTGGTAAACAGTCTACTCCAGGTGGTGCATGGGAGATCATGGAGATCCTTGGTAAAGAAGAATCTTTAAGACGTATCCAAGTTGGTATTGATAAATTAACTGCAGCTGTGAATGCTTAA
- a CDS encoding putative ATP-dependent DNA helicase YjcD, translating to MEYNKSQKEAILHNKGPMLVLAGPGSGKTLVITRRTKELVETYGVAPNKILVITFTKAAATEMKERYARLMGGNTGGVQFGTFHAIFFTILRYAYNYSGNNILREEQKSQFYREIVRKLQLEFDDEKEFISGVESEISLVKGDMIPLEHYYSINCSDDVFKKIYQEYENFLRRNNVIDFDDMLVFTYELLKQRSDILALWQKRFEYILIDEFQDINSLQYKIVQMLAKPQDNLFIVGDDDQSIYRFRGAKPEIMLNFEKDYPNAKRVLLDVNYRSTSTIVNNALRVIKNNTKRFPKKIHTSHGKGDDLHIRLFDTLAQENQQIVDEIINYRKAGNQFSDVAILFRTNTQPRNLIEKLMEYNIPFRMRDSIPNIYDHWIARNLIDYIKMALGNRDRAAFYQIMNRPKRYLSRECAPNPEIDFHQILSYYSDRPWVMERIQKFQYDLEMIKDMNPFSAIYYIRKAVNYEEYLEEYAQYRRIKVEELLETLNEVQEASKEFRTFDAWFAHIEQYGEELKEQAMKRNDSSVDAVSLATMHSSKGLEYKIVYIIDANEEITPHHKAVLDEDLEEERRMFYVAMTRAKEQLHIYSLKERYNKELDVSRFVNEIYVDKDAMKPGAMVEHKTYGKGTVKAIKDGKITIQFNKLQMPKTLNVEYCVKNRMLRILDSDKQ from the coding sequence ATGGAATACAACAAATCACAAAAAGAGGCGATCCTTCATAATAAGGGGCCGATGCTGGTTCTTGCAGGCCCTGGTTCAGGTAAGACCTTGGTTATCACTAGAAGAACAAAGGAATTGGTTGAGACCTATGGAGTAGCACCAAATAAAATATTAGTCATTACCTTCACGAAGGCAGCAGCAACTGAGATGAAGGAGCGATATGCAAGGCTGATGGGTGGAAATACAGGAGGAGTTCAATTTGGAACTTTTCATGCTATCTTTTTTACCATCCTTCGTTATGCTTATAATTATTCTGGAAATAATATTTTACGAGAAGAACAGAAAAGTCAGTTTTATCGTGAGATTGTCCGCAAACTGCAATTAGAGTTTGATGATGAAAAAGAATTTATCTCGGGAGTTGAGAGTGAGATCAGTCTAGTAAAAGGAGATATGATTCCTCTAGAGCATTATTATTCCATCAATTGCTCGGATGATGTATTTAAGAAGATCTATCAAGAATATGAGAATTTTCTTCGAAGAAATAATGTGATCGATTTTGATGATATGCTGGTATTTACTTATGAATTATTAAAACAGAGAAGTGATATCTTGGCGCTCTGGCAGAAACGGTTTGAGTATATTCTGATCGATGAGTTTCAGGATATTAATTCACTTCAATATAAAATCGTTCAAATGCTTGCGAAGCCACAGGATAATCTATTTATTGTAGGAGATGATGATCAGTCGATCTATCGATTCCGTGGTGCTAAGCCGGAGATCATGCTGAACTTTGAGAAAGACTATCCAAATGCAAAGCGAGTTCTCCTGGATGTGAATTACCGTTCTACAAGTACGATTGTAAATAATGCGCTTCGTGTTATTAAGAATAATACAAAGCGTTTTCCGAAAAAGATCCATACATCTCATGGTAAGGGAGATGATCTTCATATCAGACTATTTGATACTCTTGCACAAGAGAATCAACAGATAGTAGATGAGATCATTAATTACCGTAAGGCAGGAAATCAGTTTTCTGATGTGGCAATATTGTTCCGTACCAATACACAGCCTAGAAATCTGATCGAAAAACTAATGGAGTATAACATTCCATTCCGAATGAGAGATTCTATTCCTAATATCTATGATCATTGGATCGCTAGAAATTTAATTGACTATATTAAGATGGCATTAGGCAATCGAGATCGCGCAGCGTTCTATCAGATCATGAATCGTCCGAAACGATACCTTAGTAGGGAATGCGCACCGAATCCAGAAATCGACTTTCATCAAATACTAAGTTATTATTCGGATCGTCCATGGGTAATGGAACGAATTCAGAAGTTCCAGTATGATCTTGAGATGATCAAAGATATGAATCCATTCTCAGCTATCTACTATATACGTAAGGCTGTAAATTATGAAGAGTATCTGGAAGAGTATGCGCAATATCGCAGAATTAAGGTAGAAGAGCTCCTAGAGACTTTGAATGAGGTACAAGAGGCTAGTAAGGAGTTTAGGACCTTTGATGCCTGGTTTGCCCATATCGAGCAGTATGGCGAAGAATTAAAGGAACAGGCAATGAAGCGAAATGATTCTTCTGTGGATGCAGTCTCGTTAGCAACAATGCATAGCAGTAAGGGATTAGAGTATAAGATCGTATATATTATTGATGCAAATGAAGAGATCACGCCTCATCATAAGGCTGTTTTAGATGAAGATCTAGAAGAAGAGAGACGAATGTTCTATGTTGCTATGACGCGAGCGAAAGAGCAACTTCACATTTACTCCCTAAAAGAACGTTATAATAAAGAACTGGATGTATCTCGATTTGTAAATGAAATCTATGTTGATAAAGACGCGATGAAGCCGGGAGCAATGGTAGAGCATAAGACTTATGGAAAAGGTACCGTAAAGGCAATAAAAGACGGAAAGATCACGATTCAATTTAATAAGCTTCAGATGCCAAAGACATTGAATGTAGAGTATTGTGTGAAAAATAGAATGCTTCGGATTTTAGATTCGGATAAACAATAA